One Deltaproteobacteria bacterium DNA segment encodes these proteins:
- a CDS encoding GspH/FimT family pseudopilin yields MQQRMRFFKKQEGFTLLELIMTMVILAILATIAIPTFSVWLPEYRLKKAARDLYSNIQLAKMQAVRTNRDHTVSFNTGAGLYQVLDSGVTVVKTVNLSNYGSGVSYGFGNATKTVPGGVPIDTVSYAGDSATFNPRGTGGMGYVYLTNERSTSYAVGTITAGAVVLRKWNGADWE; encoded by the coding sequence ATGCAGCAACGGATGCGGTTTTTCAAAAAACAGGAAGGGTTCACTTTACTTGAGCTGATCATGACAATGGTCATCCTGGCCATCCTTGCCACTATCGCTATCCCGACCTTCTCGGTCTGGCTGCCCGAATATCGACTCAAGAAAGCGGCCAGGGACCTATACTCCAATATCCAACTGGCCAAGATGCAGGCGGTACGGACCAATCGGGATCATACCGTTTCCTTCAATACCGGGGCCGGGCTCTATCAGGTCCTTGACAGCGGCGTGACGGTGGTAAAGACCGTGAACCTTTCCAATTACGGGAGCGGCGTCAGTTACGGTTTCGGGAACGCAACCAAGACAGTGCCCGGCGGGGTCCCGATCGACACCGTAAGCTATGCGGGAGACTCAGCGACCTTCAACCCGAGGGGTACGGGAGGCATGGGTTACGTATACCTTACCAACGAGAGAAGTACATCTTACGCCGTTGGAACGATCACCGCCGGGGCCGTGGTTCTGCGGAAATGGAACGGGGCCGACTGGGAATAA
- a CDS encoding prepilin-type N-terminal cleavage/methylation domain-containing protein has protein sequence MNARIPTNEGFTLVELLVAVAISGIVMASVYSSYYSQQKSYIAQEQVATMQQNLRNALFHLERDIRMAGYDPTMMAGAGIANAGSDTMQITMDLNGDGDTSDTNETITYSLYVSSGVTRLGKSSGGGPNSPVADNIEALNFVYLDGDRNVTSTLGSIRSIQVTLVATVGRGDPGYVNTDSFSNQQGTVILPARNDNLRRRALSTEIRCRNLGLH, from the coding sequence ATGAATGCCAGGATACCCACGAATGAGGGATTCACGCTGGTCGAACTGCTGGTGGCGGTGGCCATTTCAGGGATCGTGATGGCCTCGGTTTATTCCAGTTATTATTCCCAGCAAAAGTCCTATATAGCCCAGGAACAGGTGGCGACGATGCAGCAGAACCTGCGAAACGCCCTCTTCCATCTGGAACGGGACATCCGGATGGCCGGATATGATCCCACAATGATGGCAGGGGCCGGAATCGCAAACGCCGGGAGTGATACCATGCAGATTACAATGGACCTGAACGGGGATGGGGATACCAGTGACACGAACGAGACGATCACCTATTCCCTCTACGTTTCCTCCGGAGTAACAAGGCTTGGAAAGTCATCCGGAGGAGGACCCAACTCGCCCGTTGCCGACAATATCGAGGCCCTTAATTTCGTATACCTGGATGGTGACCGAAACGTGACGTCCACCCTTGGAAGCATCCGCTCGATCCAGGTCACCTTGGTGGCCACAGTGGGCCGCGGCGATCCCGGCTATGTGAACACCGATTCCTTCAGCAATCAGCAGGGAACCGTTATTTTGCCGGCCCGTAACGATAATCTACGCCGCCGGGCCCTCTCAACGGAGATTCGGTGCCGGAACCTAGGTCTCCACTAA
- a CDS encoding prepilin-type N-terminal cleavage/methylation domain-containing protein, which translates to MKRKQTYMTGNRRTEGFTLLEILIAIFILSFGILAVASMQVSSIRGNGMAGRLTEGTQLACDRMEELMSRSYTHSDLTAGTHTDPSPPSGYTVTWNVTDDSPITDTKTVTVTVTWTDHGVQKTATLQQIIPRII; encoded by the coding sequence ATGAAGAGGAAACAAACGTATATGACAGGGAACCGAAGAACCGAAGGGTTCACCCTCCTTGAAATACTGATAGCCATCTTCATCCTTTCCTTCGGAATCTTGGCCGTGGCCTCCATGCAGGTCTCTTCCATCCGTGGAAACGGCATGGCGGGACGGCTGACGGAAGGAACCCAGTTGGCCTGCGACCGAATGGAGGAATTAATGAGCCGGTCATACACCCATTCAGATCTTACCGCAGGGACCCACACAGACCCCTCACCACCTTCCGGGTATACCGTCACCTGGAACGTGACAGACGACTCCCCGATCACCGATACCAAGACAGTGACCGTGACCGTGACATGGACGGACCACGGCGTTCAGAAAACGGCCACTCTTCAACAAATCATTCCAAGGATCATTTAG